TTTCCCTGAAAGACATAACCAGTGAGGAAGTTCGGACTTTCCCgcctaaattttcaattactttttcaagcaaacgattattattattttaaataattcagtattactgatgtGTACTGCTGAAATATTGTTCTTAACATTGAGACAGGCCAAGAAATTTTTAAGGAACACAATGGgaaatgagcggttgactgcacttgccttactttctgtccactatggaaaaatatcagtcgtctacaacccccccccccatctttcctggctacattcttgcCTGAAGATAaggaaaatataagaatattttatcatTCCACAAGGAATTGTACGAGTAGGAGACTGATGAACACAATTAATTAAGCTAGAAGTTCTTCAGGGCTTGAACATTAAGTGTAATTTTTCAGTGGCAATGCCCCTCTTACAACACTGAAAAAACTTTGGCGTTTTTGGCCGATTGTCCAAAATGACATTAAAACAATGGAGCAACCCACTTATTCACCCGACCCCGCCAATGTGCAACTCCTAGTTATTCTTCAATCTGAAAAAAACAATTGCTCGGTTGTGGGTTTTCTTCAAAAGCCAAAATAgataagatttatacatttttgaccATTCTAAAAAGTTAGTGGCTGAATGCTTTCACATGGAAAATCATGACTTTAAAAGTGCATTAGGGGAATTGCCTGAAGCGAATTGCTCTGATCATGCCTAATGTTTGTTAAGTCTAGCATAAATACTCTTCTTAAATCTCAAAACTTTTAGAATAACTCTCATACTAGATCTAAGGATGCTGTAGTTGGCCCACATTGTCTAAGACTGAGAGTAGCCATTTAGTATCTTACTGCAGCTGAGGGAGGCCAGCTACTCATCTCATTCTGCGCCTTCACATCCAATGTTCTACAAGGAGTTCAGCAAAAGAATTTAACATGAGCATATCTcaacatatacattattttaaactaacaatatttgatgtgaagagtcaataactaccttaaaaactatttcctaAGTCCAGTaatcatttactaagtttaactttcacaacttgagctaagataagaatattaaaccacctagaacaggacctaaattgtaaatatgtcaaactttaaaccagattagttttttaaagagtgaaccttttcaggccggatttgcggcattgtattctactaatagagacctttaatttgatgcaCTACTTAACCTACATTCtaattaaagattttcttctaaCTCCTTGTGGGCCATCCCCCTGGCATgacaaaataattgtagttacttcaaaaagtagatttataggtgcagtaatgatgtaccaagttttattgctttacctgtaaccgtttgggaattatcaagcctgtgCTTGACTTCTTTACACTCTGTATGttaattactgtaatatattatacCTTGTAGTTGTAGTGttcaagtgaaataaaaaaaactaaaactaaaaatatatatatttatgtattttgtaatttaaaaattaatttgcagtAAAAACGGGTTTATTCAATGCACAAAAATTACtccaaatatagtttttttttactgcaCATACACTCAGAGTGGAGTAAATATAACTTTTCTACATGAAACAAGTTTAATTCACTATTAAAGTATCCATGAAGCGTTATTTACAtgacactttatattttataaaggcACCAACATGAACAATGAAATACCaataaatggtataaaataaaattacataagaaatttGTGGTCCCACaaatttatttggtattttactaatttgttaaaaataatataatgtaattaatttatagcaTAAAATATTTTCGTGCACTGTGTAAATCAGGTATATAcacaagtattttaaaaataaatcatccagCAAGTAAAGCATCAATGTCCTTTAAAAGGTCGTCTTCCGTTTTCATGGGGACGTCTTTTACATTAAGAGAATAAGTAACTGGATCATCTGGCACGACACTAGCTTCCGAATTGGTCGAACTAACTATTGTATTATCCATCATTTTTACACGCTTAGACCTAGCCCTAGGGTGATCTTCGCTATCACTAGGCATTTTAAACCCACGTCTTAAACGAATTGGTTTCTTTGTTCTGTGTTCTTCAATGGCATTCTTAACTTTTGCTTCTACTTCATCCTCTTCCTTCTTCATGGTCGTAGAATCAGGTTGTAAAGGGCCGTCATCTACTTTCCTTTTTCTGCTGCGAATTTCTTCCAAAGACATGACGTGAAACGAGAGATCTTTGCCTCCCGGCAAAAATGAGCTACTCGGCAAGCTGTAGTATGCGGCAGACTCAGCTTGGATCTTGTCAAGCTTTATTTGTTCTAAGGTCTTCACACTTACCCGTGTTGGCTTGATCTTATGGGGAGTGGGAGGGACACTTTCGTTATCTGATTCTGCAAGAACACAGTACAATATTAACTGTACCAGGTCACTACCACTGGTACACAATGTTTTAAAAGAAGTAACCAAACAGAGCATAATACACTTTCCTTTGCCAATGGAACACAAATTTGAGTaccaataataaatcaaattttatttaattctcaaCTTTTTAACATGTTTGCGACGGTAGGTGAATCACGGACCTTTCTTTACGGACAAAATGACCTGGTGGGTCACTCGAAAATGGTTTTCTAATTTTCTCTGAATATTATCCAGCTGCATTTtaggtataaaaaaattttcacaggcatttttaatttttggttgaaattgtatcgttattttaaagatatgataatTTCGGCCTTCACGAACTATAAAAGCTATAATAAGCAAATTTTAAACTAGCTCAATCAAATGTAACATATACACATTTCTTTATACTAACcctgtattattaattagtttcatagagtttaaacaaaaactgttaataatatacctttaaaaatttaattaattttagtaaaaagaatcattattattattgctgaCATACAAATTTTATGCAGAATGTCTATTTCAAACCACTTTACTTTTGTGTTCAATTCCCAACTCTTGTTCAATAAAAGCAAGCTACAAGTTTTTGTTAGGTCATAGAAAATTTTAGTACGCATGTCTTGGCTCTAACCTTCAACTAGTATGCATAgttaatattcagtaaaatagAAACATTATGATCAAACAACAGTTCTTGAAGTGTGTTCTTGCAGTtcagagaaaataataaaataattcaattttaaaagtggttttattttgcttctgtataaataattattctaattatcCAAGAAAAATTGCataactttacaataataaattttaaggcAAGAGAAAGCTTACGCTAGGGTACATTGAGCagataacaagaaaataaactcataacttaaaacaaataaataaatctttcttaTCTATCAACATCCACACAAATACtccttcaataaaaatatattgtcgTAGACAACTGAAAACCaagttaaacaaaataacaacaataataattttgatacagtcaaatcaaattttatataagcaCTAAACGATGTTAAGTTACTATGCTTAAACAATAAGAAACACATacataacaaaaccaaaaaatcaattttgtaatttaagttacaaattatgtgctatgtgtacaaaaataaaacaataccaaGCTCTACAGTTTGAAACTGATATATGTTCAACTGATTTAACTCAGTTttacattaatgaaaataaaacacaatctaATATATAAGGATtttgttaagatatttttaaacttaaataacatGTTAAGAATAAACGAGTAGCTGGAGATTTTCAAGCTTGATACCTTGTTTAAATACCACATATATGAAGATATTGATTGGTCATTATAACAGAAACGATTATAATTATGTAggacttatttaaaaatttgtttacaacttatgtaaaaaaaaccaaatcagaTACAACTCCAGACCAACTACtctaaataaaactcaaaataattgtaaactgtgTGTTTATTTCCCATGTAACGGATAGAAAGTTCCTCCATTGCatgtaacaataacaagaatattattaaaacagatgAGTGCACTGTTCTAAAGTACATAATTGTAGATGTAAGGCTGAACATTGACACTCACTGACatccataaaatataaatcaatcattaagtttaaaatttttacatggtTAGACTTGGACTCACTACAACAagaaatttgtatagtttttgaatACAACTCGACTGTTCTTccacaaaatgtattataaaggtaaaaattgtacttatatactttattttgatcaaacaaaatgtttattgcaaCATACATAAACCACTCTCATTGACACTGTATAGAACAAATGCCCCACTTTACCAGGTTATATGGCATTTGAAAACATCCGAACATGATCGTTACAACCATTCTTTATGCTGCTAATACAGGTATGATAGTGATACATGTTGGTCAATGAATCTGATTTCTAAGCCAGGAAATCCAATATAGAGTTTAACAGATACATACATGTatgaaattattacttttctccactttaatttataattcaaagcaaaatttaaaaacttaacttagTAAAGTATAATGCCACTCAATAACCTTACAAAAAATATAGCTATACCAGTTTATTTGGTTGTAATGCTTTGAATTTCACTAATGCATAAATAGCTCCTTTAAAgacaacatatttttgtaaaacaaagtCTATACAggcctttaaaataaataacatattctGAATCATGTGaatgaaatgttaaatttattctcCTATAACGATTGGCTATAGTCGATCAATTCACAAATTACTCAACTGAGAAGCAATCAAATTAATTCCATAACTTTGATATCTTGCGATATCATCTGTATTCTTATTATGCAATTCTTATACATGAACCTGTTTCAACCCATAGATTAGGGTGTGATGTTCGTCTGCAGAAGTGGGGTAACTCTAAATGAATAAATTCTGTGTACCTAGCCCGTCACTTGTTTATTAGTTTCCCAGTTACATCAGGTACTATAAGTGCAGTAAACAGCCCCTATCAGCCTACAGAACACtacaatactaaaattttaatctCAGTTTTTATGTAGCTGATATTATACCATACGATATACACGTATCCTCCATGATGGCTAgctattaagatttaaaaaaaattaaatgtcatttaaataaaaaaattgataattctaattttcttatgtttacagtaaatgaacattattttattactgtttatttaaatttctgaacATACTGAAAGTGCTTTGATTACTGTAATATGTTCATTTCAATGTGAGTGGTTGATTTGatagttacaaaatatagaaatgtTACAATGAAGCATTTAACATTTTGCACACATGAATGCTAGATTGGAAATTACcctatttttcttcttttctaacACTggaaataaaacacttatttatataaccataagtcaaatataaattttatgtaattttaagataattaatttcatattaaacacAAAAGATGGTTCATTTATACcggatatttttaatattgtacgtTAAAACTTACTATTTATGGTACATACtgatcaattaattaatattagtagCACAAGAATATTCCTACTATTTGACTACACATCTTTTTCAATACTATAAGttgatctataaaataaatagaaactttttaaacaaaaaaataaacaatacaactttttcataataatataaaaatggaagtAAAGCAAAAGAATCAAACCTCTTAGTGCAAAAATCttcaataaaactcaaaattcaattaacaaagtaaagaattattttttaacaaaaataaagttataacaaaagAACAAATCACACTACACACATTACACCTTGAAACACACCccattcaaacaaatattcttaaaacaacAAAACGCCAtccattattttatgaaaatggtATTTACAATCTACACTCTATATATATGAAAATTCATAACTGAAGATTCAATGAtacaactaatacaaaaattGGTAACAAAAGGGTGTAATAATAACAAGAGAAACAATAcaggtttaaatataaaattaaattttaaatctcacaatttaaatataaaaataaataaagatcttAAACTCTAAAgagaatttttttatctaaatcaaTAATGTACTTGGTccacatttaaatattgatttaaacagtgtaaataaaacaaatcgcTAATTATCTTGGAGGAAACACAGctgaagaaaattttcaaattgagaGAAATGCAAGCAGCCCTAAAacagaacaattatttaaaataaatttatttcacacaAGGAACAATCGATCATATTTGTGCTTTCCTATAAGTGTTCTAAATTAGAAACAGGGCTTTAAATTAGTTTTggatcagaaaatatttttttaaa
This Homalodisca vitripennis isolate AUS2020 chromosome 3, UT_GWSS_2.1, whole genome shotgun sequence DNA region includes the following protein-coding sequences:
- the LOC124357671 gene encoding zinc finger CCCH domain-containing protein 11A-like, encoding MDTPRKNNDCYFYYYSTCTKGDNCLFRHEEGALGCEVVCAYWKEGKCFNQHCNFRHMELKKNRKSIPCYWETQPSGCCKPHCPFFHRKNKAVADKPNEGQNEVKAEPAAVSPTKRPSQGSESSFGNASVVDPVVVSFEEESDNESVPPTPHKIKPTRVSVKTLEQIKLDKIQAESAAYYSLPSSSFLPGGKDLSFHVMSLEEIRSRKRKVDDGPLQPDSTTMKKEEDEVEAKVKNAIEEHRTKKPIRLRRGFKMPSDSEDHPRARSKRVKMMDNTIVSSTNSEASVVPDDPVTYSLNVKDVPMKTEDDLLKDIDALLAG